The region TGGCACTCGCTTTGAGTCTCTCAAGAAGAGTAGCTTTAGGACCATGGCTGACGATCCGCTACCATCCCTAGCCGATCTTGACCGCCGTCTTAAGGAGGCGCGTGACACCGTTGTCGGTCCGCCGGAACGGGAAACGCCGCCGCCGACGTCGAGCGCTTACGGATCGGCCATGCGTCTCGGCGTCGAATTCAGTTCTGGATTCGTCGTCGGCGGGTTGATCGGGTGGGCTCTGGACCGATGGTTCGGGACAAGACCGTGGCTGATGGTGACGTTTTTCTTCCTGGGCGCCGCGGCCGGGATGTTGAACGTGATCCGTGTCGTGCGCCGCATGCAAGCGGAAGCCGATGCGCAGGCCGATGAGGACAGTGATTTAAAGCGTGGCTGACATTCGAGGTTCGACATGGCCGCTGGCGGCGAAGCGCATGGCCCCCTTCATCAGTTCGAGATCGTAAGACTCGTCGACCTGAACATCGGCGGCGTGGACATCTCGTTCACCAACTCCGCCATGTGGATGGTGATCGCCGTCGTCCTGGTCACGGGCTTCATGATGCTTGCGACGTCGCGCGCCGCGATCGTCCCGGGCCGGCTCCAGTCGGTGGCCGAACTCTCCTACGAGTTCATCGCCAACCTGATCAAGGATACCGCCGGCACCCAGGGGCTGAAATACTTCCCCTTCATCTTCACCATCTTCGTGTTCGTGCTGGCCGCGAACATGCTGGGCATGGTGCCCTATTCCTTCACCTTCACCAGCCATCTGGCGGTGACTGCCACCATGGCGCTGGTGATCATCATCGCCATCACGGTGCTGGGTTTCGTGAAGCACGGCTTTGGTTTCCTGCACGTGTTCCTGCCCTCGGGCGTGCCGATGTGGCTGGCGCCCCTGCTGATCTTCATCGAAGTGCTGTCCTACCTCACCCGTCCGGTCAGCCTCTCGGTTCGTCTCTTCGCCAACATGATGGCGGGCCACACCACCTTGAAGGTCTTCGCGGGCTTCGTCGTGGCGCTGGGCCTCTTCGGTGTGGCGCCCCTGGTCTTCGTGGTTGCCTTGACCGCGCTCGAAGTTCTGATCGCGTTCCTGCAGGCCTATATCTTCACGATCCTGACCTGCATCTACCTGAACGACGCGCTTCACCCCACCACTAATCACCCCTAAACGAGCACTCACGCTCCCTACTCTAGAAGGAATTCTTCCATGGAACTCGATGCTGCCAAGATGATCGGCGCTGGCCTCGCGACCCTCGGCCTCGGCGGCGTGGGCATCGGCCTCGGCACCCTGTTCGGCAACTTCGTCGCCGGCGCCCTGCGCAACCCGGCCGCGGCCCCCAAGGTGTTCCCGAACCTGCTGCTGGGCGTCGCCCTGACCGAAGCGCTGGGCATCTTCTCGCTGCTGATCGGCCTGCTCGTCCTGTTCGGCTGATCCCGGCTCAATCCATCCGGGATAGGAACCAGGATCATGCGGCACATATTGTTAGGCGCGTGCTTCGCGCTCGGCTCCGTCTCCACGGCGTTGGCCGAGGCGGCGGAGGGAGCTGCGAAGAAGGGCATGCCTCAGCTCCGCTTCGAGGACTTCCCGCCGCAGATCTTCTGGCTCGTCGTCACCTTCACCCTGCTCCTGATCTTGCTCAGCACCCTGGTGCTGCCCAAGCTGAAGGGCACGATCGAAGGCCGCCAGGCCAAGATCGAAGGCGACTTCGCGCTGGCGGCCAGCCTGAAGGACGAAGCCCAGGCAGCGATCGCGGCCTACGACAAGGCGCTGGCCGAGGCACGTAACCGTGCCAATGCCATCGCCGCCGAGGCCCGGGCCAAGATCGAAGCCGCGGTCGCCGTGCGCAAGGCCGAACTCGAGGCCAAGCTGAACGAGGAGGCGAAGGCCGCCGAGGGGCGCATCCGCGCCACCAAGGAGGCTGCCATGGCCGAGGTTCGAGGCATCGCCATCGAAACCTCGCGCGCCATTGCCGCCAAGATCGCCGGCCTCAGCGTCGACGAAGCCATTGCCGGCAGCGCGGTCGATGCCGCGCTCAGCCGTACCCACTGACGGAGATTGTGATGGAAGAAATCCTGTCCAATCCTGAAACCTGGGTTGCCGTCGGCTTCCTGCTCTTCGTGGGCATGATCGCCTACTACAAGGTGCCGGGCCTGCTGGGCAAGGCGCTGGACGAGCGTTCGGCCAAGATCAAGGCGGATCTCGATGCCGCGGCCAAGCTGAAGGCGGAAGCGCAGGCAGCCCTGGCCAAGTATCGCGAAGCGACCAAGAACGCCGACAAGGAAGCCGAGGCGATCGTCGTCGAAGCCAAGGCAGTTGCCGAGGCACTGGCCAAGAAGGCCGAGGCCGATTTGGAAGCCGCCCTCGCCCGCCGGGTCGAAGTCGGCAAGGCCAAGATCGCCCAGGCCGAGGCCAATGCCCTGGCCGAGGTTCGCCGCGCGGCAGCCGACGCGGCCATCGCCGCCGCTCACGAGTTGATCGCGAGCAGGCTCGATGGTGCGGCCAAGGCCCGCCTGGTCGACGAGACCATCAGCTCGGTCGCGACCAAGCTGAACTGAAGACCTGAACGACCCTGAAAGGCCCGGCACCCCGTGTGCCGGGCCTTTTTCTATGGCACCAACAACGGCGTACAATCCCGTAAACTGCAAAGGGTTGTTGTAATCCAGGCCGCGTGTTACGCAGGCGCGTGCTGGATTTACTGAAGTCTTTCCTTGTGCGCGAGACGGCGTCGCCAGATGCCGCGAGCGAATTGCGGATCGCTGCGGCGGCGTTGCTGCTTGATGCCGCGTCGATGGATGACCACATTGACGAGGTAGAGCGCGCGGCGATCGAAGGCATTCTGATCCGGCAGTTCGGCCTGGGGCCGGAGCAGGCGCGGCAATTGATCGCGACGGCCTCCGCGGCCCAGGCGGAGTCAACTCAGCTTCTGCGGTTCACCCGCGTCGTGAAGGACACGATGCCGTTCGAGGACCGCGAAAAGCTGATGGAATGGCTGTGGGAAGTGGTCTATGCCGACGGCATCGAACACAACCTGGAAGCCAACCTGATGCGGCGCATCGCCGGCTTGATCTATGTCGATGACAAGTCGAGCGGTGCCGCGCGAAAGAGGGTGCGTCGGCGCTTAGGCCTCGACAGCTGACGCCCCCGACGGCCGAACGTTCCGCGGGCCTGTGGCCCAGGAGGAGAATTTAACCATGACCTACGTGGTCACCGAAGCCTGCATCAAGTGCAAGTACACCGACTGCGTCGAAGTGTGCCCGGTGGATTGTTTTTACGAAGGCGAGAATATGCTCGTCATCAATCCCGACGAATGTATCGATTGCGGCGTGTGCGAGCCTGAATGCCCGGCCGAGGCGATCCTGCCCGACACCGAGGACGGCATGGAAAAATGGGCGAGCTTCAATCGCGACTACGCCAGCCAGTGGCCCAATCTCACCCGCAAGCTGGACGCGCCGCCCGATGCCGACGAGTGGAAGGGCGTTGCCGACAAGCTGGACAAGCACTTCTCGCCCAACCCCGGCAAGGGTGTCTGACCTCGACGCCACGCTCATGGTGTCCCCTGCCTCGTCATTTCCGGCCTTCGCCGGGATGACGAGGCTGGAATCGTGACTTTTGCCGTTATGCCAGGCCTGCATGGCCGGCGTTGCGCCATGGCGGCCGCGCATGGCTACGCGGCAATACGCCCCGTGATCCTGATTCGTATATTTCAATCAATAGCTTAGGCCCTGGCGCGGAGCCTTCGGCTGAAATTTTTGCGGTCCCCTGTCAAGACTTAATGTGACAGCGGCTTCATTTTCGCCGCGCCGCATGATACAAATAATCATGTCGGCCGGTCCCTGCGGGGATGCTGCCCATTCAACCCGAATGGCGGCGCTCGCCGGCAGGTTTTGAGGCTTCAAGTGGCAGGATTTCCAGGCCCGGTCAGGCAATTGGCCGGGCCTGGAAATCCTGCATCGCCTAAGGGCTCAGGTGTTTGCCACGACGGCTCGAGGTCCGACGACTTCGACCGGACGCTGGTAAACTGTCTAACGTCTAAGGATGGGACGAACAAATGGCTGTCATCGCGAAGAAGAAGACGCAGACCGAGTATGCTGTCGGGGATCACATTGTCTACCCGGCGCACGGTGTCGGCAAAATCGTGGCCGTCGAGGCCCAAACGATTTCCGGTATCGAACTCGAACTGTTCGTCATCGTCTTCGACAAGGACAAGATGACCCTGCGCGTTCCCTTCGGTAAGGCCCATGCGGTCGGCATGCGCAAGCTGTCGAGCCCGGACAAGATGAAGGCCGCCCTGGGCGTGCTGAAGGGCCGCGCGCGCGTGAAGCGCACCATGTGGAGCCGCCGCGCCCAGGAGTACGAGGCCAAGATCAATTCCGGCGACCCGGTCTCGATCGCCGAGGTGGTGCGCGACCTGCACCGCAACGCCGGCCAGCCCGAGCAGTCCTACAGCGAGCGCCAGATCTACGAGGCGGCGCTCGATCGCCTGGCCCGCGAGGTCGCCGCCGTCGAGAAGATCGACGAGGATGCGGCCGTGCAGCGCCTGGAAAAGGTTCTGCGCGCGGCCTGATACCGCGGCCGCCCCCGGCGCATGAAAAGGCAGGCTTCGGCCTGCCTTTTTTCATTATTGGCCCCCACAGATAGTGGTCCGCCATCGAAGACAAACCCAATCGTGGTATTCTTTCCGCAGAGAATCGGCTTTTGGCGATTCTGGTTCGACGATTTCCGGGGTGGCACGCGGATCAAGCGTTCGGGAAGACACCATGGCGGTGATGGCGGGCGCACATAGCGAGATTTACGGCCGGATCGACCGGGCCCGCCGGGTCTGGTGCCTGGGCGCCATCCACGCCGATCTGAACCGGCTGATCGCCGTTCACGACCAGCTTGCCGGCAGGATCGTCACCGGCGACCGCTTCGTCTACCTCGGCAACATGATCGGTCACGGCGCCCGCGCGATCGAAACCATCGACGAAGTCCTCGCCTTCCGGCGCCATGCCCTGTCCCTGCCCGGCGCCGAACCCTGGGATGTGATCCACCTGCGCGGGGCGCAGGAGGAAATGTGGGTGAAGCTGGCGCAGCTCCAGTTCGCGCCCAACCCGCGCGAGGTGCTGCACTGGGTGCTCAGCCAGGGCGTGGGCGCCACCATCCGCAGCTACGGCATCGATCCCGACACCGGCTTCGGCCATTGCCGCGACGGGGCCCTGGCCATCACCCGCTGGACCAATCGCCTGTTGCAGGCGATCCACGGCCGCCCCGGCCATGACGAGATCCTGTCCAGCCTGCGCCGCTATGCCGCGACCTCCAGCGACGGGCTGCTGTTCGTCAATGCAGGCCTCGATACCGGCCGCCCCTTGAGCGAGCAGCGCGACACCTTCTGGTGGGGCGGCAGCGCCTGCTTCGACACGCCCAACACGACCTACGGCAATTTCCGCCTGATCGTCCGCGGCTTCGACCGTACCGGTGCCGGCGTCGCCATGGGCGACCGGCGCGCCACCATCGATGGCGGTTGCGGTTTCGGCGGCAAGCTGCACGCCGCCTGCTTCACGCCCGACGGTGAATTGGCCGATTGGCTCGAAGCCTAGTCCCGCGCGACGATCTCGATCTGCTCGGGGTGGGTGAGGTCCATCGAGGGGCCGTTGCGCGCCTCGAGCCAGCCGCGAACTTGAAGGACGCGATCGGCGTAACCGGCAAGGTCCACCCCGGCGAAGGCCTCGGCATCGTCGGGGGCGACGGTCGCGGTGAAGTCGCTTGTTCGATCGGCGCCGAAATTCAGGAACCAGCGGCCGCCGGCGCTGCCCACCTTGCGCACCTTGCCCTGCACGATCAGGTAGCCGGGAATGCCGTCCACCGCTTCGATCAGGGTGGGATCGTCGGCCCGGCGGACGCGATAGGTGGCATCGGCCCACAAGCCGCGCTTGTCGGTCCGGGCCGAAGCCTCGAGCGGCAGCATGCGGTCCGCCAGGGCGCGGTTGTCCTTGAAGGTATAGACCCGGGCAAAGCCGCCCTCGATCATCGCGCCCTGCAGCCAGACCCCGTCGCAGGCCAGATGGGCGAGCACACGGCCGTGGCGATCCCGCTCGGCACCGCCGGCATGGAGGGTGACGCTGCGGCCCAGGCAGAGCGCTTCGAGCCGGGCCTTGGATTCGTCAGCGAAGGGCCACTTCTTGAAGTTGGGCCGGTCGAGCGGCAGCTTGGGCGCCTGGGTGCCGACCAGGCGAACCTGCTCGCGATTGTCGAGGCGCACGGTATCGCCGTCGACCACCTCCACCACCTTGGCCTTGCCGATCATCTTGAGGTCCTGCGCGGGCAGGGCCGGTTCCGCCCAGCCCGTGGCAGGCCTGAGCAGGGCCAGGACGCCAAGGCCCAGCAGGCCGCGCCGGTGAAGGGGAAAACCGTGTCCTGCCATCTCATGCCGCGCCGATCTGCCATGCCCGACAAAATAGAGCACAAGCGCCGCCCTGTGCCTAGAATGCCGCCCGGTTCAGCGGTTCCAAGAAGGCGATCATGGCAAAGCGAAGCGGTGGCGAGGTACTGGTCGACCAGTTGCTGGTGCAGGGGGTGCGCCGCGTCTTCCTGGTGCCGGGCGAAAGCTATCTGGCCGCCCTCGACGCGCTCTACGACCATGGCCATGCGATCGAGACCGTGGTCTGCCGCCACGAGGGCGGCGCCGCCTTCATGGCCGAGGCCCATGCCAAGCTGACCGGCGAGGTCGGCATCTGCTTCGTCACCCGGGGGCCTGGTGCCTGCAACGCCGCCATCGGCGTGCACACGGCCGCCCAGGACTCGACGCCGATGATCCTGCTGATCGGCCAGGTGGGCCGCGACATGCGCCATCGCGAGGCCTTCCAGGAATTCGAGGTGGAACAGCTCTATGGCTGGAACACCAAATGGGCGGTGGAGGTCGACGACGCGGCCCGCCTGCCCGAACTGATCGCCCGCGCCTTCCAGGTCGCCACCAGCGGCCGCCCCGGCCCAGTCGCCATCTCCCTGCCCGAGGACATGCTGACCGACCTGGTGGAGGCACCCGACGCCCCGGTGGCCACGCCCGTGCAGGCGACGCCGCCGGCCGCCGCCATGGCCGATCTGGCCTTGCGGATCGCGGCCGCCAAACGTCCCCTGCTGATCGTCGGCGGCGGTGGCTGGCAGGCGGCGGCGACGGCGGACATCGCCCGCTTCGCCACGGCCTGGAACCTGCCCGCTGCCTGCTCCTTCCGCCGCCAGGACATCGTCGACAACGACTTGCCCATCTATGTCGGCGAGTTGGGCACCTCGGTCGACCGGCGCCTGATCGCCCGCGTCAAAGAGGCGGACCTCGTCATCGCCGTGGGCACCCGCCTGTCGGAACTGGCGACCCAGGGCTACAGCCTGCTGAACATTCCCGTGCCGCAGATGCCGCTGGTCCATGTTCATGCCGATGCGCTGGAGCTGGGCCGGGTCTATCGCCCGGCGCTGGCGATCAATGCCGGCATGGCCGAATTCGCGGCTGCCGCGGCCGCCCTGCCCGTCCCGCCCTATCTGCCCTGGGCCGATTGGAGCCGCGCCGCGCGGGCCGACTACGAGGCAAGCCAGGTGCCCGATCCCTGCCCCGGCCCGCTGGACATGAACGCGGTCATGGCGCTGTTCGCGCGCGTGTTGCCGCCCGACGCGGTGATGGTCAACGACGCCGGCAACTTCTCGGGCTGGCTGCAGCGCTTCTGGCGTTACCGGGTCCCCAAGACCCAGCTTGCACCGACCAACGGCGCCATGGGTTACGCGGTGCCGGCGGCGGTTGCCGCCGCGATCGACTGCAAGGGTGGGCGCCCGGTGGTGTGCTTCGTCGGTGACGGCGGCTTCATGATGACCGGCCAGGAAATCGCCACCGCCATCCGCCATGGCGCGGCCCCGCTGATCGTGGTGGTCGACAACGGTTCCTACGGCACCATCCGCATGCACCAGGAACGCCACTATCCCGACCGGGTGGTGGCGACCGACCTCGCCAACCCGGACTTCGCGGCCCTGGCCGAGGCTTACGGCGCCTTCGGTGCGACGGTGGCGGCGACTGCCGAATTCGCCCCCGCCCTGGACGCGGCCCTGGCGGCGGTGGCGGCGGGCAAGCCCGCCCTGCTGTGCCTGAAACTGGGCATCGAGGTGATTTCCACCCGCTCCAGCCTGACGGCGCTGCGCCAGGCCGCGAAGCAGTGATAACGAAACGGGGAGGCCAGTGGCCTCCCCGTTCGATGGTTACTGATCAGGCTGCGGCTCAGTGGCCATGCACCTTGCGGCGCACCCGGCGATAGGACAGGTACAGGAACACGGTCAGGATGCCGAGGAAGCCCATGACCTTGACGCCGATGTTCTTGCGTTCTTCCAGCTTGGGCTCCGCCGTCCACATCAGGAAGGTCGAAACGTCGCGGGACATCTGCTCGACCGTCGCCTTGGTGCCGTCGGCATAGGTGACCTGATCGTCGTTCAGCGGCTTGGGCATCGCGATCTGCTGCCCGGGGAAATGAGCGTTGAAGTTCGAGCCGGGGTTCAGCACGAAGCCCTGCGGCGGCTCGACATAGCCGGTCAGGATGGCGTGGATGTAATCCGGCCCGCCGGCGCGTGCCTTGGCCATCAGCGACAGGTCCGG is a window of Oleomonas cavernae DNA encoding:
- a CDS encoding AtpZ/AtpI family protein; this translates as MADDPLPSLADLDRRLKEARDTVVGPPERETPPPTSSAYGSAMRLGVEFSSGFVVGGLIGWALDRWFGTRPWLMVTFFFLGAAAGMLNVIRVVRRMQAEADAQADEDSDLKRG
- a CDS encoding F0F1 ATP synthase subunit A; the protein is MAAGGEAHGPLHQFEIVRLVDLNIGGVDISFTNSAMWMVIAVVLVTGFMMLATSRAAIVPGRLQSVAELSYEFIANLIKDTAGTQGLKYFPFIFTIFVFVLAANMLGMVPYSFTFTSHLAVTATMALVIIIAITVLGFVKHGFGFLHVFLPSGVPMWLAPLLIFIEVLSYLTRPVSLSVRLFANMMAGHTTLKVFAGFVVALGLFGVAPLVFVVALTALEVLIAFLQAYIFTILTCIYLNDALHPTTNHP
- a CDS encoding F0F1 ATP synthase subunit C, translated to MELDAAKMIGAGLATLGLGGVGIGLGTLFGNFVAGALRNPAAAPKVFPNLLLGVALTEALGIFSLLIGLLVLFG
- a CDS encoding F0F1 ATP synthase subunit B family protein; this translates as MPQLRFEDFPPQIFWLVVTFTLLLILLSTLVLPKLKGTIEGRQAKIEGDFALAASLKDEAQAAIAAYDKALAEARNRANAIAAEARAKIEAAVAVRKAELEAKLNEEAKAAEGRIRATKEAAMAEVRGIAIETSRAIAAKIAGLSVDEAIAGSAVDAALSRTH
- a CDS encoding F0F1 ATP synthase subunit B family protein; the protein is MEEILSNPETWVAVGFLLFVGMIAYYKVPGLLGKALDERSAKIKADLDAAAKLKAEAQAALAKYREATKNADKEAEAIVVEAKAVAEALAKKAEADLEAALARRVEVGKAKIAQAEANALAEVRRAAADAAIAAAHELIASRLDGAAKARLVDETISSVATKLN
- a CDS encoding tellurite resistance TerB family protein translates to MLDLLKSFLVRETASPDAASELRIAAAALLLDAASMDDHIDEVERAAIEGILIRQFGLGPEQARQLIATASAAQAESTQLLRFTRVVKDTMPFEDREKLMEWLWEVVYADGIEHNLEANLMRRIAGLIYVDDKSSGAARKRVRRRLGLDS
- the fdxA gene encoding ferredoxin FdxA, whose amino-acid sequence is MTYVVTEACIKCKYTDCVEVCPVDCFYEGENMLVINPDECIDCGVCEPECPAEAILPDTEDGMEKWASFNRDYASQWPNLTRKLDAPPDADEWKGVADKLDKHFSPNPGKGV
- a CDS encoding CarD family transcriptional regulator; the protein is MAVIAKKKTQTEYAVGDHIVYPAHGVGKIVAVEAQTISGIELELFVIVFDKDKMTLRVPFGKAHAVGMRKLSSPDKMKAALGVLKGRARVKRTMWSRRAQEYEAKINSGDPVSIAEVVRDLHRNAGQPEQSYSERQIYEAALDRLAREVAAVEKIDEDAAVQRLEKVLRAA
- a CDS encoding thermonuclease family protein; the protein is MAGHGFPLHRRGLLGLGVLALLRPATGWAEPALPAQDLKMIGKAKVVEVVDGDTVRLDNREQVRLVGTQAPKLPLDRPNFKKWPFADESKARLEALCLGRSVTLHAGGAERDRHGRVLAHLACDGVWLQGAMIEGGFARVYTFKDNRALADRMLPLEASARTDKRGLWADATYRVRRADDPTLIEAVDGIPGYLIVQGKVRKVGSAGGRWFLNFGADRTSDFTATVAPDDAEAFAGVDLAGYADRVLQVRGWLEARNGPSMDLTHPEQIEIVARD
- a CDS encoding thiamine pyrophosphate-binding protein; amino-acid sequence: MAKRSGGEVLVDQLLVQGVRRVFLVPGESYLAALDALYDHGHAIETVVCRHEGGAAFMAEAHAKLTGEVGICFVTRGPGACNAAIGVHTAAQDSTPMILLIGQVGRDMRHREAFQEFEVEQLYGWNTKWAVEVDDAARLPELIARAFQVATSGRPGPVAISLPEDMLTDLVEAPDAPVATPVQATPPAAAMADLALRIAAAKRPLLIVGGGGWQAAATADIARFATAWNLPAACSFRRQDIVDNDLPIYVGELGTSVDRRLIARVKEADLVIAVGTRLSELATQGYSLLNIPVPQMPLVHVHADALELGRVYRPALAINAGMAEFAAAAAALPVPPYLPWADWSRAARADYEASQVPDPCPGPLDMNAVMALFARVLPPDAVMVNDAGNFSGWLQRFWRYRVPKTQLAPTNGAMGYAVPAAVAAAIDCKGGRPVVCFVGDGGFMMTGQEIATAIRHGAAPLIVVVDNGSYGTIRMHQERHYPDRVVATDLANPDFAALAEAYGAFGATVAATAEFAPALDAALAAVAAGKPALLCLKLGIEVISTRSSLTALRQAAKQ